The DNA window tctgctgctgttgctgctgcgCACCGTGTGGGGGGGTGCCCTCCAAGTGGGGAAACGCGCAATACCGGGAAATAGCGGCATGACGGGAAATCGCGGCGTGATGGGAAATCGCGGCATGTGGGACAATCGCGCACTACAGGGCCATCGCGCTGTACCCAGCAAACGCAGCACACCAACTGCCTGCACGAACCGTGAGACAAAGCGGCCACGCTGCTTTCTTCGCCCCCCTGTGAGGtcaccaaaaaggggaaaattcccccccaaaaaaaataccctgAATTCATTCGAAAGGAGTGTCGATAAAGTCACAGGAAATTTTCTTAGCGACAGAGATCTCTTCATAGAAGTggacaaaaaacaaaaaataatcgaagaaatcgaaaaaatgaatcaccTGCAGTATGAACAGATCCACAAGTACATCGAGACGTTAAGCGAAAATGATGTATACGAAGAAATTATAAACCACAAAATTCACCTGCACAAGAAAGGGAACGAAATAGAGAAACTCAAAAAGTTGGTAAAAATTCAGGAGTTTTTGAACCCGTATATTATAAGCCaacggaagaagaaggccaaGGGGAAGGTCGAGTACATGATTACTTGCATTCTTAAGGGAGAGAATATCGATCAAATAATCACTGATATGTTtaggaagaaacaaattgaCGTCTACGTGCTTACTTTCATTGATGACAAGGTGATGGAGGCGCATGCCAAGTTGTTGCGCACCGGGGGGGGCGGCGTTCCCGGGGTTGGCAGCGTTGACAGGGGTAGCGGCGTGCCCGAGGGTAGCGCCCTTAGCGCCCCTGGTGGGGAGGGGGCCAACCGGACCGAACCCGGCGGAGAGGACCAAATGAGCATGACGGAGAAAATGCTAAGGATGCTGAAGGACCGAATCGTGGCACAGCAGAAGCTGCAGGTGAAAGGCACCTTCGACTTCACCAGGGTAGTTTTCCTCTCGACCACCTTAGACATGAATGAAGATAGGCAGCCAATAATAAAGTCCGCCATTAGGACCATAGAACAGCTGGAAGAGTTTGAGCTGTACTTACTAGACGCACTAGACTATGCTGAgacaaacgaaaaaatgaagcagtaCGTCCCTCACTTGGAGCTGCTACTAAccacatgtaaaaaaatgaaccccgTTTTTAACCAGCTCCTAAACAAACAGACCGAAAAcgtccgcttcttccccgaTAAGATTGACATGTCGCAGTTTAAGGAACTGTAGTGAGAGGCCTCCTCCATGTGCGGAGAGTGGTTGGCTCTGCCGCGCTTCCCGAGTGCACCCTTGCGAGAAGGGGTACAACTAGCCATGGTATGTGCTGTCCCGACAAGGTAATAACCATCACGCGCATTTCGCACATACTGATAGTTTGCACAACTATATGTGGCGACGAAGGGAGTTCCCTTCAAAACGGGGGCGGACACGTGCTGGCAACACGCAGTGCTGGTAACACGCAGTGTTGGAAACACTTAGTGCTGGCAACACTTAATGCCGCTTTACAAGCGCTCGGTTGGATTGTCCCACTGGATTGACGCACTGGATTGAAGCACTGGATTCACCCACCTGTGGGGGGGGCAAATTCGTGGgtcgtttttcttttaagaAACCAAGTGGACAGGTCTCATTCCTCGTTGTGCCCTTCAATTCGACACAGCTTTCTCCGTTATCGCTTCACGCGGTTGGATCATCccaccccccacacacacaaaaaggttatgtttattttttagtcCTTTTCGCTTACTCTATGTTGGCCGTTTGATCATCCCGCTGTGCAGAGCAGCTCTGCCCATTCACggatgcgtttttttttttccccgtttgcTCCTTTTAAACACAAACAATGTAACAGTTTTAAGCAGAAGGGTACCTCTGTATGGGGGCACCCCCACCCACCCCTGAGCGTTGTTTCCAAGCGTAATGTGGTGTATAAAGCTGCGTCAGACCGCAAAAACAGTTGTGCCGCTCCGTATGAACtgccttaaaaaatgcagacCAATTGGCCATACGTTCGCGAGAaggttagcaaaaaaaaaattttacctgaacagggtcatataaaaaaggaagaaaaagcgcTGGCAGTAATTTGCGAATCGGAAGAGACAGGGTGGATGGGCGGACGGAAACCCCCCTAGTCAGTCGGTGGAGACGTGGTGCGAAATCATCATAACAGACGCGCGGGAGGAAAATCATTCATATGGTTTACTCTGGAGTGGGAAACTCTTTCTTAACAAAGTTGAGCTAGCCAAATAATTTcctcccttctttttctttttttttttttttttccctttttccctgaacaggtcaggtaacaaaaatggcaaagcTTCGCCTGGCgggggaaaagaagagtGTACACATGAAAACTTCACGTAACGGCAAACTTGTGGGGACGCGTAGGTATACCTACACCACTGCGCCACGCAGATACGCAAATTCACTCAGCGCGCAGAAGTGCATGTGCAGGGGGGAAGGGCGCGGCTGAGCGAAATGAGCGGTCAGCTTGCGGCGAACTTGCCGTCAACTTGCGGTCAACTTCAGGCGAACTTGCGGCAGACTTCCCCCCATATGTATGCATCCATCACTGCGTGTTGGAGCAGGCAGATGGGGACGCGCAGCTTGGCATATGCGCGGTTTGCCATATGCGCAGTTTCCCTATGCGCAGTTTCCCTATGCGCAGCTTGCCATATGCGCGTACACGTGCGTGCGTACATGcgggacgaaaaaaaaaatatgccacgCGCTCGTGCGAtcgtgtgttttttttgtgctttcgTACGTTTGTGCGTTTTGCGTTTTGCGTTttgcgttcatttttttttggggaaaagAGGTTCCTTTGATGGCAagcggagagaaaaaaaaaattcagccAAATTGCCAAGTGCAAGTAAAGTAAGCGAAAGCGAAAGCGACAAATGATCGCCAATTTGTCGCCAATTTTTCGGCAGCTTTTCGCCAATTTTTCGGCAGCTTTTCGCCAACTTGTCGCCAACTTTTCGCCAACTTTTCGCCAATTTGTTGCCAACTTTTCGCCCAAAGCGCAAAATCACCCAGGAAGGCacaacgcgaaaaaaaaaagtaacacgCGAAAATTGAGAAAAGCGAGGAAAACGCCAGCTGAGCGGAACGCAAAGTTGAGAGAAACAGGATGGCATGAAACATGTGCACAAAGTTGAAGTGGACcctgtgtgcatttttcgcTATCCGATCGTGTTGGCATCTGCTGAGAGTAATAGGCGCGCACGCGAAGTAGGTTGCCACGCGCGTGCACCCCGAAGTTCGTTCCACGCCACTGCGATTTGCTCTTTGCGCTTTGCTGTATTCTGCTTTGCTGCATTCTGCTTTGCCGCATCCTGCTTTGCCTTTATTTGCGCCGCGTCCAATCGCGCACTGCAGAGGAGACAGACCCCTCCCTCCCCCTGTGTTCTACGTGGCCCAGCTATATGGTTCGGGTCACGCCGCATGAAGCCCCCCCACCCGTTGCCTTTTGAGACGTGTACCCATGGGAATATTCAGATCGGAGGTAAGCTAGCGCCGAGATTGAGCGGCGAGGGTGAGCGGCGAGGCCGAAGTGGCTGTTGCCGCGGGAGTATTTCCCAAGGGGAATCCACCTGTGCCGCTCCCCCAAATGCGCCGCTCCCCCAAATGTGACGCTTCCCCACATAaaccgctcccccccccgtaGACGATGAAGCACGGGACGTTGGTCCTGCCCTCAGACCGAGCCAGGGAGTACCTAGACTGCCTGGGAAAAAACATCGACATACAATTTATCGACATGAACGAAAAGACGATGAAGAGGCAGTATAAGAAATACATCCAAAGGATAGACGACATGGAAAGAATTCTTCGATttttggaagaaaatataaaaaaattaccaaatgtaaaaattaaaaaaagcaaaatagaCTCATTTTTGGAACATGATAATGTATACGAATTGGATCAAGTTGAAGAATCGCTAAACCGTTTGCATGTTCAGTTTGTTCGATTTTGTAACAACAACAAGGATTTGGTAGACGAGAGGAACAACGCTGTAGAGGAGAAGCATGTGATATTAACTGCCATGAATCAGCTAAATCCAGATGGAACAAAGAATGGAAATCTTGGGAAAAAACTACCTGAAAATTCGATACCTTATGATGAGGTGAATGATGAGAGTGTATCTCTACAAACGAATATGATCAAGGATGGGATTAACATGATGATGTTCACTAACATCTCAGGagtaataaaaacaaaagatcAAGAAAGCTTTAGTCGAACCATTTTTAGAGCATTGAGAGGGAATACTTATACGTATTTTCAAAGTATCGACGAGAGTGCAGCTTCTTCCATGGGAGGAGGAGTGGATGGGATGAAGGATGGAGATGAAGGTGGGGGAGCATCTTCCTCTAGTATACACAACGGAAATGATAACGATGATATAATGGATGAAAAGAACGATATAGATAATGACAAAGGAAAGAATAACGAACCGAAGAGTGTCTTTGTTGTGTATTGTCAAGGATCCTCTCAAAGCAAcatttatcataaaattctgaAAATATGCAAAGCGTATGATGTGAAGACGTATGATTGGCCAAAAACGTATGAACAGGCAAGGCAAAGATTGAAGGAATTGAAGGAGATCATCACAGATAAGGAAAAGGCATTGAAAGCATACGaggaatattttataaatgaaatttttgttctcattAACGTTGTTGAACCGAATAAGAATAGCCTGATAGAAGaatggaaattattttgtaaaaaggagAGATATATATACAACAGCTTGAACTGTTTCGAAGGGAGTGACATCACTTTGCGATGTGACTGTTGGTTTAGTGCAAAcgatgaggagaaaataagACATATGCTGATTACGAAGTCGTCGAACGATTTGGTATCTGCTCTCCTGTTGTCAGATAAGGTCCTCACTCCGAACATCTCCCCCCCGACGTATATCAAAACGAATAAGTTTACAAAATCGTATCAATCGATGGTAGATACATATGGCATCCCTCGTTATGGAGAAATCAATCCAGCCATTTCGACTATTATTAcctttccctttctttttgGAATCATGTACGGAGATGTAGGACACGGAGTTtgtctctttctttttgctctctttctaattataattaatcatcgtataaagaataaaaatcaaaacgAGATGGTAAGTATGCTGTTGGATGGAAGGTATATGTTGCTTCTGATGGGATTTTTCGCTATTTACGCAGGGTTCCTATacaacgattttttttccatgccgTTGAATTTGTTTACTTCCATGTTTGAAGTAGATAAAGAAGTCGATTCTGTGATTTACtacaaaaggaggaaggtaATGAATACAGCCAGTGGTCAGATGGAGGATGCAAATCCGTACATTTTTGGTTTCGATGCAAAATGGTTAGGAGCAGAAAATGAGTTGACTTATATTAACTCGTTTAAGATgaaattttccattattATCGGATTTTTGCATATGACGTTTGGTGTCCTCATGAAAGGATTGAATGCATTACATTATCGGAGAAAgctggatttttttttcgagtttTTACCACAACTTTTGATGATGTTGTCAATTATTGGCTACCTGGTATTTCTGATTATTTACAAATGGGTGACTCCTATAGGGTATGGAGGTTACCAGAAGCAAGGTATCATCAATACTGttattaatatgtatttAATGAAAGACTTGACGGCTCAGAATCAGTTCTATGCTCACCAGGGATTGGTTCAGGCTTTCCTGATtgctatttttgttttatgtaTTCCGCTCATGTTTGTTTGTAAGCCTGCCATTCGAACGTACCATAtcatgaaggagaagaagaacgGGGGAGGGTTATCCCGGGGAGGCAGCTACTCTCACCacgaggagaaggaaatgaCGCACACGTTTAATCACTTGGTAGGCGGGGGCACCTTGGTTGGGTTACACGGGGTAGTGGGTGGCGTGGGTAATGGAGCAAACCTGGCGAACGGCGGTTCCTCTGCTCCCTCCTTGCACAAGCGAAGCCCCAACGTGTCCTTCCCAAGCGGGGGTGCCTCCAACAACCGCGAGGAGGATTATCTCTCCCCCAGGAGGCGAAACAAGCCAACGGATGATGAGATGGAGGCCCACCTCCTTAGCCCTGCATCCCCCGAGCACCCAGACGGTGTGGCGGAGTCCTTCGGAGCCGGATCCGTGGGAACGAACCACCACGAGGAAAACATCTCAGAAATATGGATCGAGCAGTTAATCGAAACGATCGAATTTATTTTGGGCCTAATCAGCAACACGGCTTCGTACCTGCGACTGTGGGCCTTGTCCCTAGCGCACCAGCAGCTGTCCTTTGTCTTTTTCGAGCAGACCATCCTGAACTCGCTCAAAAAGGATAGCTTCATGTCCGTACTTATTAACCTTATTGTGTTTTCTCAGCTGTTCTCCATCCTCACCATCGCTGTGATTCTGTGCATGGACACGCTCGAGTGCTTCCTCCACTCCCTGCGGCTGCAGTGGGTGGAATTCCAGAACAAGTTTTACAAAGGCGACGGCATTCCCTTCCGCCCCTTCAATATTAAGAAGCTGCTCTCGGAGAGCGActaagggggggggaagcggcatgAAGGGGAGGAGGCGGTGTGAAAAAAGCGGTCACGCACGCCCAGCACACGGCCCCTTTAGCGTTGCGGCCGCTTCCCCAGCCGAGagccttttattttcatttgcacCGTCCGTCCGTGCGCACAGGATGCGTGTGGAAGCAGTGTGTGGAAGCTGCCTGTGGAAGCAGCCTGTGGAAGCAGCCTGTGGAAGCAGCCTGTGGAAGCAGCCTGTCTACGCAGCTTCTGTACGCAGCCTGTGTGCACACCctatgctttattttttttttattttattttattttatttaatcttatcctttttttttactttatttttttgttgccgTGGTTACATCCAAGTTGTGATCGACCGGCTTACACCACCACCCCCCTTCTTAGAGACATGGGAACGagatagtttttttttttccaaccagttttttttgggggaacGTTCTCCACGACATGACATGCCTGGTGCGCATATTAAAGggtctttttaatttcgaaGGAGTCAAGGGGGAGTGGACGAGAGCAAACTTGGTTGGTTTGGCTAGTTATTTTGGCTAGTTATTTTGGCCGCCCTCCCCCACGGTGGTGTGACCATCGAGTTAGGTGCGCCTTTCACGTTATAGCGATGCggtgggacaaaaaaaaaaaaaaaaagtaaatcaAATTAACGCAGTTGGGGGGAAGAGAAGGGTAATCAGAACATCGATTCGTCGTGCTGTCGTGCCGTCGTGCTGCCGTGCTGCCGTGCTGCCGTGCTGCCCAACTACTGCTCACCCCCCTGCAGCGCCTCCTGCAGCCTTCGGTACGCCCCGTCGTTGCAGGGGAGGCGGCTAAACAGTTGTGTGTCCAATCGAAGTCGTTGCATGAGCTCGCCGACGTCGGCGCGAACAACAGTTTGGGTCAAGTCGGTCGAGTTGGTCAAGTCGGTCGAGTCGGTCGAGTCGGCAGGGCCACCATGAAAAAAGGCTCGACATATCCGCGCAAAGCGTTCAAGCAGGGGGGTGCATAGGTCTTCGAAGGTAGGGTCAAGCAGCAGCAAGTAGAATGCGCGAAGGTCCTTTGTCAACACGTAGTTAAATCGCTGGTCTATCTCTGTGGGGTTTGTACTGGCACTGTCAGCGTTGGTGCAGGCGTCCGCGTCTGCGGAGAGGCTCATCAGGTTGGTCAGGGTGAGTGCCTTACCTGCTGCCCCATCGATTCGGAAAATGAGCGTGACTTCcccggggggggggagacgTTGGGGGGGGTCCACCCGAGCCGCTTCCGTGGTGCTTCCCGCTAGAGCCGCTTCCGCAGTGCTTCCCTCCAGAGCCGCCTCCGTGGTGCTGCCCGCCCGAGGCGCTTCCGTGGTGCTGCCCTCCATAGCCGCTTCCGTGGTGCTTCCCGCCCGAGCCGTTCCTTCCCTGCCGCCGCTTCTCAGTCGCGTGCGTAACCCAAACAGGCGCAACAACTGCGAGACGAAGCTCAAATTGGGGTTGGACAGAGGACGCCGTCTCTTCACCAGGTCGAACGCATCGCCAAAAGATAACCCCAAATGGgtcatgagaaaaaatataacgacAATGACGGATCTGCAGACTCCCTTGTTGCAATGTACaagtattttatttccttcatcACTCCTTAGCATTTCTTCGATAAAGTGAGCTGCATCTAGTAGAGGGAAAAAGATATCCTCTCGCAAGTCGTCCTTCACGAAGTAGGTTCTGTACAAAATCGTGgcttcaaatttgtttggGCATTCTTCTCCTCCCATGTTAACAATGtgggtgatttttttttttctcaagtTTTCACCGTCCGCTGCGAATTCGTATCCACTTAGCAATAACCGACCATCCAGGAGCTCCGTGCAGGTGGAGCTGCTCGCGGTGAGGACGTCTCCCTTGTCCGACAAGGGGGGGTCACCCCCGCGTCCGTCACCTGCGTCATTCCCGTCATCTGCGTCTGCTCCGCCATCTGCGTCATCTGCGTCATCTGCGTCATTCCCGTCATCTGAGTCATTCCCGCCTTCTCCACCTTCTCCACCTTcgtgctgttttttttttctctttttcttccttcttccgcCTAAACGACCTTAAGTTCAATTTTTCCACCTTGATCCCTCGAATGGAGAGCTGGAGGGTCCGTTTTGAAATGTCCATCGGAGGAGACTCTCCTCCTCCGTGGTCTTCCTGCGAGTGGGTGGTGTCATCTTTGGTGGGGGGGAGGCTCCttctctcctcctcctcctcctcctcttcgccATTACCGCCACGGCGCGCGGCATTCACGCGGTTTATGCCACTCATGCCGCGAGAACTGCGAGAACCGCGAAAATTGCGAAAATCGCGAATACCGTGAAAACCGCGAATACCGCGAGAACCGCGGAAACCACTCACCCCCTCGTCCTCTACCATCTAGTGTTCCACCCAGTCGGAGCTGTTAGAGATAAATCCacatggaggaggaagagggggggaaagccACCTCTGTGTTAATCCATCCCGGTGGTACCTCCTCCTCGGAGCGAACTAACTTGATGAATAAGCAAATTTTTGTGCCTCCGTAATTTCCCCCAGGGGAGGCATGTGTGGAGGTAAGGCGAATCGCAGCTGATAGCTCAGCCGGACTTACGTGACATTTGTTACCCCTacctacacacacacatacaggGGCACACACAGGGGCAGCAGTTGGAGCAGCACCCCCCCCTTATAGCTTCCCCCTTCCGTTGGAAGGTATGTCCGTCTGCTCGGCCTCTCCTTTGATCCTTCCTGTGTTgtgtttttctctcccctccCCACCCCAAGGGAAGGACGAATAACTAAAGCGGCGGACTTGCACGAGATGACTGAAGTAAATTAACAAACAAGTAGTGATTACCTCCCGCACGCTCGCAAATTGGGACACAGTTCCGATGAACAAACACCCCCGTCTTCCCTCCTGGTCACTCTGATGCTTCTCTTCCCCAAAAACAGCAATCACTCGTTGCTGTCCTTATGTGGTGAACTAACGTAACAATTTCCTTGTCTCCCTGGCTCAAAATTATAGCATTCCtcttttggatttttttttttcNNNNNNNNNNttttttttttttatcaccggGGGAAGAATAAATCTTTCCAGCTGTGTGCGCCTCGCTGGGGAAAGAAGCTGGAAGAAATGGGAAGAAGATCCCTCCCCGCGACGTTCCTTCGGCGACGTTCAATTTGCAACGTTTAAGCTGCCACGTTTATGCTGCAATATCCCGAGTTATCACACGCTGACCTGCTTCCCTTCTCAGAGGTGACGCCCTGCACACCGTTTAGCTCCCCCGCTTCGATGCGTTCGTTCCCAGTGTGCGGAATGCCATCACTGGGTGATTAGGCCACTACTGCGGTAAGTCATCACATCTCCACTCCGCCTTCCACCccctgcttttttttttttttttttttgtttgtcccGCGTTGGTCTTCGCGCAGTTGGTGGCTGACGGGGCGCACGGCTT is part of the Plasmodium cynomolgi strain B DNA, chromosome 1, whole genome shotgun sequence genome and encodes:
- a CDS encoding hypothetical protein (putative); protein product: SPKRGKFPPKKNTLNSFERSVDKVTGNFLSDRDLFIEVDKKQKIIEEIEKMNHLQYEQIHKYIETLSENDVYEEIINHKIHLHKKGNEIEKLKKLVKIQEFLNPYIISQRKKKAKGKVEYMITCILKGENIDQIITDMFRKKQIDVYVLTFIDDKVMEAHAKLLRTGGGGVPGVGSVDRGSGVPEGSALSAPGGEGANRTEPGGEDQMSMTEKMLRMLKDRIVAQQKLQVKGTFDFTRVVFLSTTLDMNEDRQPIIKSAIRTIEQLEEFELYLLDALDYAETNEKMKQYVPHLELLLTTCKKMNPVFNQLLNKQTENVRFFPDKIDMSQFKEL
- a CDS encoding vacuolar proton translocating ATPase subunit A (putative), producing TMKHGTLVLPSDRAREYLDCLGKNIDIQFIDMNEKTMKRQYKKYIQRIDDMERILRFLEENIKKLPNVKIKKSKIDSFLEHDNVYELDQVEESLNRLHVQFVRFCNNNKDLVDERNNAVEEKHVILTAMNQLNPDGTKNGNLGKKLPENSIPYDEVNDESVSLQTNMIKDGINMMMFTNISGVIKTKDQESFSRTIFRALRGNTYTYFQSIDESAASSMGGGVDGMKDGDEGGGASSSSIHNGNDNDDIMDEKNDIDNDKGKNNEPKSVFVVYCQGSSQSNIYHKILKICKAYDVKTYDWPKTYEQARQRLKELKEIITDKEKALKAYEEYFINEIFVLINVVEPNKNSLIEEWKLFCKKERYIYNSLNCFEGSDITLRCDCWFSANDEEKIRHMLITKSSNDLVSALLLSDKVLTPNISPPTYIKTNKFTKSYQSMVDTYGIPRYGEINPAISTIITFPFLFGIMYGDVGHGVCLFLFALFLIIINHRIKNKNQNEMVSMLLDGRYMLLLMGFFAIYAGFLYNDFFSMPLNLFTSMFEVDKEVDSVIYYKRRKVMNTASGQMEDANPYIFGFDAKWLGAENELTYINSFKMKFSIIIGFLHMTFGVLMKGLNALHYRRKLDFFFEFLPQLLMMLSIIGYLVFLIIYKWVTPIGYGGYQKQGIINTVINMYLMKDLTAQNQFYAHQGLVQAFLIAIFVLCIPLMFVCKPAIRTYHIMKEKKNGGGLSRGGSYSHHEEKEMTHTFNHLVGGGTLVGLHGVVGGVGNGANLANGGSSAPSLHKRSPNVSFPSGGASNNREEDYLSPRRRNKPTDDEMEAHLLSPASPEHPDGVAESFGAGSVGTNHHEENISEIWIEQLIETIEFILGLISNTASYLRLWALSLAHQQLSFVFFEQTILNSLKKDSFMSVLINLIVFSQLFSILTIAVILCMDTLECFLHSLRLQWVEFQNKFYKGDGIPFRPFNIKKLLSESD
- a CDS encoding mitogen-activated protein (MAP) kinase phosphatase (putative) — protein: MGGEECPNKFEATILYRTYFVKDDLREDIFFPLLDAAHFIEEMLRSDEGNKILVHCNKGVCRSVIVVIFFLMTHLGLSFGDAFDLVKRRRPLSNPNLSFVSQLLRLFGLRTRLRSGGREGTARAGSTTEAAMEGSTTEAPRAGSTTEAALEGSTAEAALAGSTTEAARVDPPQRLPPPGEVTLIFRIDGAAGKALTLTNLMSLSADADACTNADSASTNPTEIDQRFNYVLTKDLRAFYLLLLDPTFEDLCTPLLERFARICRAFFHGGPADSTDSTDLTNSTDLTQTVVRADVGELMQRLRLDTQLFSRLPCNDGAYRRLQEALQGGEQ